The following DNA comes from Fusarium fujikuroi IMI 58289 draft genome, chromosome FFUJ_chr03.
GCTTGCTTCTGCGGTGGCTCAACAACTCTATGGATAGTGCTCTTGATGGTGTCGTTACTCCATCTCGCAAGCAAGTCGCCGGCATTGACGACGACTGTGCCCTCGATTGGTGTCGCGTCGACAAACTGTCCTGTTGGACTCTTGACTTGGAGCCCCCCTCGAGCatcttggaagagaagagtgatGGATCCATAGTCCTATTCTGCGGTCAGGTTGTGACTCGTAGGATCAGAAGAACTTACGCTATGTGCACCAGCTCGAACTGTGCCTGGCTTTgctttgaagatattggACTCAACGGCTGGATAATGCAATAGCCGCAGCGTATTGTCTCCGACGTCGACAAAAGAGTCAAAGAAGCTATCATCGAGCCCCATTCCAACAGCAATAGCTTTCATGACCTCCACGTGCAGTTGGCGACACTTCTCAAAGAATCCAAGCATATCCTTTCGAAACCCAACAAGGTCGCCGGTTTCTTCAAGCCATCTATTCGGACGTCCGGGTTCATCTTCACGGCCAATCTCAAGACTTTCTTTCAAGTCCGGCAAAGCGGCACGCactttctcaacctcctggATATCCTTGAGCTGACTGACTTTCTCGCGTCCAGGGGCGGAATAGCCTCGGTTTGCCTCTGGAGTTGTCCAGACtacctccatcttcttctccagggGTTCCTTGAAGAAGCGGGCTGATAGATCAAATGCATGCTGTAAGTCTTTGGGGAGGATGGGATGGTTCTTGAGATAGATGAATCCAGCTGTTTTGAAACCGTCGAGAATGGCATTGGCCGTTTCGTTACGCTCCACAGGAGTTCCGCCGAGGAAGCGCGAGAAGTCAATGAGCTTGAAACAGGAGAAGCTTAGTTGGTAAGAGCTACAGTCTGCTGGGCATTGGATTACTGACGGGAATTGACAGACCCTCCTTGCTCACGGCTAAACCCGAGGCCATGGCAATGGTACTCGTAAAGGGAATCTAGTCGACAAGAAAAATGGATGGAAAAGGAACTAACTGCAGTATTTCAAAACAGGTTGCATAGAAAAACTAGTCGTGAGGGACGTCTTTGACTCTGGTGGCATCTGCTAGCTACATATACATAGGCACAACACCTCTAATACAAGCCGATAAGCGTGACGGCACATTCCTCGACTTGGCAAGTA
Coding sequences within:
- a CDS encoding related to gibberellin 20-oxidase; protein product: MASGLAVSKEGLSIPLIDFSRFLGGTPVERNETANAILDGFKTAGFIYLKNHPILPKDLQHAFDLSARFFKEPLEKKMEVVWTTPEANRGYSAPGREKVSQLKDIQEVEKVRAALPDLKESLEIGREDEPGRPNRWLEETGDLVGFRKDMLGFFEKCRQLHVEVMKAIAVGMGLDDSFFDSFVDVGDNTLRLLHYPAVESNIFKAKPGTVRAGAHSDYGSITLLFQDARGGLQVKSPTGQFVDATPIEGTVVVNAGDLLARWSNDTIKSTIHRVVEPPQKQAESYPPRYSIAYFCNPNFKSYIEAIPGTFSTEKDKKYEVGFVKNIMATHTGLAL